In one window of Escherichia coli DSM 30083 = JCM 1649 = ATCC 11775 DNA:
- the glpT gene encoding glycerol-3-phosphate transporter translates to MLSIFKPAPHKARLPTAEIDPTYRRLRWQIFLGIFFGYAAYYLVRKNFALAMPYLVEQGFSRGDLGFALSGISIAYGFSKFIMGSVSDRSNPRVFLPAGLILAAAVMLFMGFVPWATSSIAVMFVLLFLCGWFQGMGWPPCGRTMVHWWSQKERGGIVSVWNCAHNVGGGIPPLLFLLGMAWFNDWHAALYMPAFCAILVALFAFAMMRDTPQSCGLPPIEEYKNDYPDDYNEKAEQELTAKQIFMQYVLPNKLLWYIAIANVFVYLLRYGILDWSPTYLKEVKHFALDKSSWAYFLYEYAGIPGTLLCGWMSDKVFRGNRGATGVFFMTLVTIATIVYWMNPAGNPTVDMICMIVIGFLIYGPVMLIGLHALELAPKKAAGTAAGFTGLFGYLGGSVAASAIVGYTVDFFGWDGGFMVMIGGSILAVILLIVVMIGEKRRHEQLLQKRNGG, encoded by the coding sequence ATGTTGAGTATTTTTAAACCAGCGCCACACAAAGCGCGCTTACCTACCGCGGAGATCGATCCGACTTATCGTCGATTGCGCTGGCAAATTTTCCTGGGGATATTCTTTGGCTATGCTGCTTACTATTTGGTTCGTAAGAACTTTGCGCTCGCTATGCCTTATCTGGTTGAGCAGGGATTCTCACGCGGTGATTTAGGTTTTGCCCTTTCGGGGATCTCGATTGCTTATGGATTTTCGAAATTCATCATGGGTTCGGTATCGGATCGCTCGAATCCGCGCGTTTTCCTGCCCGCAGGTTTGATTCTGGCGGCGGCAGTGATGTTGTTTATGGGCTTTGTGCCATGGGCGACGTCGAGCATTGCGGTGATGTTTGTACTGTTGTTCCTCTGCGGTTGGTTCCAGGGGATGGGGTGGCCGCCGTGTGGTCGTACTATGGTGCACTGGTGGTCGCAGAAAGAACGTGGCGGCATTGTGTCAGTGTGGAACTGTGCGCACAACGTCGGTGGTGGTATTCCGCCGCTGCTGTTCCTGCTGGGGATGGCCTGGTTCAATGACTGGCACGCGGCGCTCTATATGCCCGCTTTCTGCGCCATTCTGGTGGCACTGTTCGCCTTTGCGATGATGCGCGATACCCCGCAATCCTGTGGCCTGCCGCCGATCGAAGAGTACAAAAATGATTATCCGGACGACTATAACGAAAAAGCGGAACAGGAGCTGACCGCGAAGCAGATCTTCATGCAGTACGTGCTGCCGAACAAACTGCTGTGGTATATCGCCATCGCCAACGTGTTCGTTTATCTGCTGCGTTACGGCATCCTCGACTGGTCACCGACTTATCTGAAAGAGGTTAAGCATTTCGCGCTGGATAAATCCTCCTGGGCCTACTTCCTTTATGAATATGCAGGTATTCCGGGCACCCTGCTGTGCGGCTGGATGTCGGATAAAGTCTTTCGTGGTAACCGTGGGGCAACCGGCGTCTTCTTTATGACACTGGTGACCATCGCGACTATCGTTTACTGGATGAACCCGGCAGGTAACCCAACCGTCGATATGATTTGTATGATTGTTATCGGCTTCCTGATCTATGGCCCTGTGATGCTGATCGGTCTACATGCGCTGGAACTGGCACCGAAAAAAGCGGCAGGTACGGCAGCGGGTTTTACCGGGCTGTTTGGTTACCTCGGCGGTTCGGTGGCGGCGAGCGCGATTGTTGGCTACACCGTGGACTTCTTCGGCTGGGATGGCGGCTTTATGGTAATGATTGGCGGCAGCATTCTGGCGGTTATCTTGTTGATTGTTGTGATGATTGGCGAAAAACGTCGCCATGAACAATTACTGCAAAAACGCAACGGAGGCTAA
- the glpQ gene encoding glycerophosphodiester phosphodiesterase yields MKLTLKNLSMAIMMSTIVMGSSAMAADSNEKIVIAHRGASGYLPEHTLPAKAMAYAQGADYLEQDLVMTKDDHLVVLHDHYLDRVTDVADRFPDRARKDGRYYAIDFTLDEIKSLKFTEGFDIENGKKVQTYPGRFPMGKSDFRVHTFEEEIEFVQGLNHSTGKNIGIYPEIKAPWFHHQEGKDIAAKTLEVLKKYGYTGKDDKVYLQCFDADELKRIKNELEPKMGMDLNLVQLIAYTDWNETQQKQPDGSWVNYNYDWMFKPGAMKQVAEYADGIGPDYHMLIEETSQPGNIKLTGMVQDAQQNKLVVHPYTVRSDKLPEYTTDVNQLYDALYNKAGVNGLFTDFPDKAVKFLNKE; encoded by the coding sequence ATGAAATTGACGCTGAAAAACCTTAGCATGGCGATCATGATGAGCACTATAGTCATGGGAAGTAGTGCAATGGCGGCGGACAGCAACGAAAAAATAGTCATCGCCCATCGCGGTGCCAGTGGATATTTGCCGGAGCATACGCTGCCAGCAAAAGCGATGGCGTATGCGCAGGGAGCGGATTATCTGGAACAGGATTTGGTGATGACCAAAGACGACCATCTGGTTGTTCTGCATGACCATTATCTCGATCGTGTTACTGATGTTGCCGATCGTTTCCCGGATCGGGCGCGCAAAGACGGTCGTTACTACGCGATAGATTTCACGCTGGATGAAATTAAGTCGCTGAAATTTACCGAAGGTTTCGATATTGAAAACGGTAAAAAAGTGCAGACTTATCCGGGGCGTTTCCCAATGGGTAAATCTGACTTCCGGGTGCACACCTTTGAAGAAGAGATTGAATTTGTTCAGGGGTTAAACCACTCTACCGGGAAAAATATCGGTATCTATCCAGAAATTAAAGCGCCGTGGTTCCATCATCAGGAAGGGAAGGATATTGCGGCAAAAACGCTGGAAGTGCTGAAGAAATATGGTTACACCGGTAAGGACGACAAAGTTTATTTGCAATGTTTTGATGCTGATGAGCTGAAGCGTATTAAGAATGAGCTGGAACCTAAAATGGGCATGGATCTCAATCTGGTACAGCTGATTGCCTATACCGACTGGAATGAAACGCAGCAGAAACAGCCGGACGGAAGCTGGGTTAATTACAATTACGACTGGATGTTTAAGCCGGGTGCCATGAAACAGGTGGCGGAATATGCTGATGGTATTGGTCCGGATTACCATATGTTGATTGAGGAGACATCGCAGCCGGGTAATATCAAACTCACTGGCATGGTGCAAGATGCTCAGCAGAATAAACTGGTAGTGCATCCTTATACCGTGCGGTCAGATAAACTGCCTGAATACACTACTGATGTGAATCAGTTATATGATGCTCTGTATAACAAAGCGGGTGTAAATGGGCTATTTACTGATTTCCCTGATAAGGCAGTAAAATTCCTTAATAAAGAGTAA
- the yfaE gene encoding ferredoxin-like diferric-tyrosyl radical cofactor maintenance protein YfaE, whose translation MARVTLRITGTQLLCQDEHPSLLAALESHNVAVEYQCREGYCGSCRTRLVAGQVDWIAEPLAFIQPGEILPCCCRAKGDIEIEM comes from the coding sequence ATGGCCCGCGTTACCCTGCGCATTACTGGCACACAACTGCTGTGCCAGGATGAACACCCTTCGCTTCTGGCGGCGCTGGAATCCCACAATGTGGCGGTTGAGTACCAGTGCCGCGAAGGTTACTGCGGCTCCTGTCGCACCCGACTGGTCGCAGGCCAGGTGGACTGGATTGCCGAACCGTTAGCTTTTATTCAGCCGGGGGAAATTTTGCCCTGTTGTTGCCGGGCAAAAGGCGATATTGAAATCGAGATGTGA
- the nrdA gene encoding class 1a ribonucleoside-diphosphate reductase subunit alpha, translating into MNQNLLVTKRDGSTERINLDKIHRVLDWAAEGLHNVSISQVELRSHIQFYDGIKTSDIHETIIKAAADLISRDAPDYQYLAARLAIFHLRKKAYGQFEPPALYDHVVKMVEMGKYDNHLLEDYTEEEFKQMDTFIDHDRDMTFSYAAVKQLEGKYLVQNRVTGEIYESAQFLYILVAACLFSNYPRETRLQYVKRFYDAVSTFKISLPTPIMSGVRTPTRQFSSCVLIECGDSLDSINATSSAIVKYVSQRAGIGINAGRIRALGSPIRGGEAFHTGCIPFYKHFQTAVKSCSQGGVRGGAATLFYPMWHLEVESLLVLKNNRGVEGNRVRHMDYGVQINKLMYTRLLKGEDITLFSPSDVPGLYDAFFADQEEFERLYTKYEKDDSIRKQRVKAVELFSLMMQERASTGRIYIQNVDHCNTHSPFDPAIAPVRQSNLCLEIALPTKPLNDVNDENGEIALCTLSAFNLGAINSLDELEELAILAVRALDALLDYQDYPIPAAKRGAMGRRTLGIGVINFAYYLAKHGKRYSDGSANNLTHKTFEAIQYYLLKASNELAKEQGACPWFNETTYAKGILPIDTYKKDLDAIANEPLHYDWEALRESIKTHGLRNSTLSALMPSETSSQISNATNGIEPPRGYVSIKASKDGILRQVVPDYEHLHDAYELLWEMPGNDGYLQLVGIMQKFIDQSISANTNYDPSRFPSGKVPMQQLLKDLLTAYKFGVKTLYYQNTRDGAEDAQDDLVPSIQDDGCESGACKI; encoded by the coding sequence ATGAATCAGAATCTGCTGGTGACAAAGCGCGACGGTAGCACAGAGCGCATCAATCTCGACAAAATCCATCGCGTTCTGGATTGGGCGGCAGAAGGACTGCATAACGTTTCGATTTCCCAGGTCGAGCTGCGCTCCCACATTCAGTTTTATGACGGTATCAAGACCTCTGACATCCACGAAACCATTATCAAGGCTGCCGCAGACCTGATCTCCCGTGATGCGCCGGATTATCAGTATCTCGCCGCACGTCTGGCGATCTTCCACCTGCGTAAAAAAGCCTACGGTCAGTTTGAGCCGCCTGCGCTGTACGACCATGTGGTGAAAATGGTCGAGATGGGCAAATACGATAATCATCTGCTGGAAGACTACACGGAAGAAGAGTTCAAGCAGATGGACACGTTTATCGATCACGACCGTGATATGACCTTCTCTTATGCTGCCGTTAAGCAGCTGGAAGGCAAATATCTGGTACAGAACCGCGTGACCGGCGAAATCTACGAAAGCGCCCAGTTCCTTTATATTCTGGTTGCCGCGTGCCTGTTCTCGAACTACCCGCGTGAAACGCGCCTGCAATACGTGAAGCGTTTTTACGACGCGGTTTCCACATTTAAAATTTCGCTGCCGACGCCAATCATGTCCGGCGTGCGTACCCCGACTCGTCAGTTCAGCTCCTGCGTGCTGATCGAGTGCGGCGACAGCCTGGATTCCATTAACGCCACCTCCAGCGCGATTGTTAAATACGTTTCCCAGCGTGCCGGGATCGGCATCAACGCCGGGCGTATTCGTGCGCTGGGTAGCCCGATTCGCGGTGGCGAAGCGTTCCATACCGGTTGTATTCCGTTCTACAAACATTTCCAGACCGCGGTGAAATCCTGCTCTCAGGGCGGTGTGCGCGGCGGTGCGGCAACGCTGTTCTACCCGATGTGGCATCTGGAAGTGGAAAGCCTGCTGGTGTTGAAAAACAACCGTGGGGTTGAAGGCAACCGCGTGCGTCATATGGACTACGGGGTTCAAATCAACAAACTGATGTATACCCGCCTGCTGAAAGGTGAAGATATCACCCTGTTCAGCCCGTCCGACGTACCGGGGCTGTACGACGCGTTCTTCGCCGATCAGGAAGAGTTTGAACGTCTGTATACCAAATATGAGAAAGACGACAGCATCCGCAAGCAGCGTGTGAAAGCCGTTGAGCTGTTCTCGCTGATGATGCAGGAACGTGCATCTACCGGTCGTATCTATATTCAGAACGTTGACCACTGCAATACCCATAGCCCGTTTGATCCGGCCATCGCGCCAGTGCGCCAGTCTAACCTGTGCCTGGAAATCGCCCTGCCGACCAAACCGCTGAACGACGTCAACGACGAGAACGGTGAAATCGCGCTGTGTACGCTGTCTGCTTTCAACCTGGGCGCAATTAACAGCCTGGATGAACTGGAAGAGCTGGCAATTCTGGCAGTACGCGCACTCGACGCGCTGCTGGATTATCAGGATTACCCGATCCCGGCCGCCAAACGTGGAGCGATGGGTCGTCGTACGCTGGGTATTGGTGTGATCAACTTCGCTTACTACCTGGCGAAGCACGGTAAACGCTACTCCGACGGCAGCGCCAACAACCTGACGCATAAAACCTTCGAAGCCATTCAGTATTACCTGCTGAAAGCGTCTAATGAACTGGCGAAAGAGCAAGGCGCGTGCCCGTGGTTTAACGAAACCACTTACGCGAAAGGGATCCTGCCGATCGATACCTATAAGAAAGATCTGGATGCCATCGCTAATGAGCCGCTGCATTACGACTGGGAAGCACTGCGTGAGTCAATCAAAACGCACGGCCTGCGTAACTCCACGCTTTCTGCCCTGATGCCGTCCGAGACTTCTTCGCAGATCTCTAACGCCACTAACGGTATTGAACCGCCGCGCGGCTACGTCAGCATCAAAGCGTCGAAAGACGGTATTCTGCGCCAGGTGGTGCCGGACTACGAGCATCTGCACGACGCCTATGAGCTGCTGTGGGAAATGCCGGGTAACGATGGCTACCTGCAACTGGTGGGTATCATGCAGAAATTTATCGATCAGTCGATCTCTGCTAACACCAACTACGATCCGTCACGTTTCCCGTCAGGAAAAGTGCCGATGCAGCAGTTGCTGAAAGACCTGCTCACTGCCTACAAATTCGGGGTCAAAACGCTGTATTATCAGAACACCCGTGACGGCGCAGAAGACGCGCAGGACGATCTGGTGCCGTCAATCCAGGACGATGGCTGCGAAAGCGGCGCATGTAAGATCTGA
- the nrdB gene encoding class Ia ribonucleoside-diphosphate reductase subunit beta, with protein sequence MAYTTFSQTKNDQLKEPMFFGQPVNVARYDQQKYDIFEKLIEKQLSFFWRPEEVDVSRDRIDYQALPEHEKHIFISNLKYQTLLDSIQGRSPNVALLPLISIPELETWVETWAFSETIHSRSYTHIIRNIVNDPSVVFDDIVTNEQIQKRAEGISSYYDELIEMTSYWHLLGEGTHTVNGKTVTVSLRELKKKLYLCLMSVNALEAIRFYVSFACSFAFAERELMEGNAKIIRLIARDEALHLTGTQHMLNLLRSGADDPEMAEIAEECKQECYDLFVQAAQQEKDWADYLFRDGSMIGLNKDILCQYVEYITNIRMQAVGLDLPFQTRSNPIPWINTWLVSDNVQVAPQEVEVSSYLVGQIDAEVDTDDLSNFQL encoded by the coding sequence ATGGCATATACCACCTTTTCACAGACGAAAAATGATCAGCTCAAAGAACCAATGTTCTTTGGTCAGCCGGTCAACGTGGCTCGCTACGATCAGCAAAAATATGACATCTTCGAAAAGCTGATCGAAAAGCAGCTCTCTTTCTTCTGGCGTCCGGAAGAAGTTGACGTCTCCCGCGACCGTATCGATTACCAGGCACTACCTGAACACGAAAAACACATCTTTATCAGCAATCTGAAATATCAGACGCTGCTGGATTCCATTCAGGGTCGCAGTCCGAACGTGGCACTGCTGCCGCTGATCTCGATCCCGGAACTGGAAACCTGGGTAGAAACCTGGGCGTTCTCAGAAACGATTCATTCCCGCTCCTATACCCATATCATCCGTAATATCGTTAACGATCCGTCTGTTGTCTTTGACGATATCGTTACCAACGAGCAGATCCAGAAACGTGCGGAGGGGATCTCCAGCTATTACGATGAACTGATCGAAATGACCAGCTACTGGCATCTGCTGGGCGAAGGCACCCACACCGTTAACGGTAAAACCGTAACCGTTAGCCTGCGCGAGCTGAAGAAAAAACTGTATCTCTGCCTGATGAGCGTTAACGCGCTGGAAGCGATCCGCTTCTACGTCAGCTTTGCCTGCTCTTTCGCATTCGCTGAACGTGAGCTGATGGAAGGTAACGCCAAAATTATTCGCCTGATTGCCCGCGACGAAGCCCTGCACCTGACCGGCACCCAGCATATGCTGAATCTGCTGCGCAGCGGCGCGGATGATCCGGAGATGGCGGAAATTGCCGAAGAATGTAAGCAGGAGTGCTATGACCTGTTTGTCCAGGCGGCACAGCAAGAGAAAGACTGGGCGGATTATCTGTTCCGTGATGGTTCGATGATTGGTCTGAATAAAGACATCCTCTGCCAGTACGTTGAATACATCACCAATATCCGTATGCAGGCAGTCGGTTTGGATCTGCCGTTCCAGACGCGCTCCAACCCGATCCCGTGGATCAACACCTGGCTGGTGTCTGATAACGTGCAGGTTGCTCCGCAGGAAGTGGAAGTCAGTTCTTATCTGGTCGGGCAGATTGACGCGGAAGTGGACACCGACGATTTGAGTAACTTCCAGCTCTGA
- the inaA gene encoding lipopolysaccharide kinase InaA produces MAVSAKHDEFNHWWATEGDWVEEPNYRRNGMSGVQCVERNGKKLYVKRMTHHLFHSVRYPFGRPTIVREVAVIKELERAGVIVPKIVFGEAVKVEGEWRALLVTEDMAGFISIADWYARHAVSPYSDEVRQAMLKAVALAFKKMHSVNRQHGCCYVRHIYVKTEGKAEAGFLDLEKSRRRLRRDKAINHDFRQLEKYLEPIPKADWEQVKAYYYAM; encoded by the coding sequence ATGGCAGTTTCAGCAAAACACGACGAATTTAATCACTGGTGGGCAACAGAGGGCGACTGGGTTGAAGAGCCTAACTATCGCCGTAATGGTATGAGCGGGGTGCAATGCGTCGAGCGCAACGGCAAAAAGCTGTATGTAAAGCGCATGACGCATCATCTGTTTCATTCCGTACGTTATCCGTTCGGCCGACCAACGATTGTCCGTGAGGTTGCGGTAATTAAAGAACTGGAACGGGCCGGTGTCATCGTGCCGAAGATCGTTTTTGGTGAAGCGGTGAAAGTTGAGGGTGAATGGCGCGCGTTGCTGGTGACTGAAGATATGGCGGGGTTCATCAGCATTGCTGACTGGTATGCCCGGCATGCAGTATCGCCTTATTCTGACGAAGTACGGCAAGCCATGTTGAAAGCAGTGGCGCTGGCGTTTAAGAAAATGCATAGCGTTAATCGTCAGCATGGCTGTTGTTATGTTCGCCATATCTATGTGAAAACAGAAGGTAAGGCAGAAGCTGGTTTTCTTGATCTGGAGAAAAGTCGTCGCCGCTTGCGTCGTGATAAAGCGATTAATCATGACTTCCGCCAGCTGGAAAAATATCTGGAGCCGATCCCCAAAGCGGACTGGGAGCAGGTGAAAGCATATTACTACGCTATGTAA
- the glpA gene encoding anaerobic glycerol-3-phosphate dehydrogenase subunit A, whose product MKTRDSQSSDVIIIGGGATGAGIARDCALRGLRVILVERHDIATGATGRNHGLLHSGARYAVTDAESARECISENQILKRIARHCVEPTNGLFITLPEDDLSFQATFIRACEEAGINAEAIEPQQARIIEPAVNPALIGAVKVPDGTVDPFRLTAANMLDAKEHGAVILTAHEVTGLIREGATVCGVRVRNHLTGEIQALHAPVVVNAAGIWGQHIAEYADLRIRMFPAKGSLLIMDHRINQHVINRCRKPSDADILVPGDTISLIGTTSLRIDYNEIDDNRVTAEEVDILLREGEKLAPVMAKTRILRAYSGVRPLVASDDDPSGRNVSRGIVLLDHAERDGLDGFITITGGKLMTYRLMAEWATDAVCRKLGNTRPCTTADLALPGSQEPAEVTLRNVISLPAPLRGSAVYRHGDRTPAWLSEGRLHRSLVCECEAVTAGEVQYAVENLNVNSLLDLRRRTRVGMGTCQGELCACRAAGLLQRFNVTTSAQSIEQLSTFLNERWKGVQPIAWGDALRESEFTRWVYQGLCGLEKEQKDAL is encoded by the coding sequence ATGAAAACTCGCGACTCGCAATCAAGTGACGTGATTATCATTGGCGGTGGCGCAACGGGAGCCGGGATTGCCCGCGACTGTGCCCTGCGCGGGCTGCGCGTGATTTTGGTTGAGCGCCACGACATCGCAACCGGTGCCACCGGGCGTAACCACGGCCTGCTGCACAGCGGTGCGCGCTATGCGGTAACCGATGCGGAATCGGCCCGCGAATGTATTAGTGAAAACCAGATTCTGAAACGCATTGCACGTCACTGCGTAGAACCAACCAACGGCCTGTTTATCACCCTGCCGGAAGATGACCTCTCCTTCCAGGCCACTTTTATCCGCGCCTGCGAAGAAGCAGGGATCAACGCAGAAGCCATTGAGCCGCAGCAAGCGCGCATTATCGAACCTGCCGTTAACCCGGCACTGATTGGCGCGGTGAAAGTTCCGGATGGCACCGTTGATCCATTTCGTCTGACAGCAGCAAACATGCTGGATGCCAAAGAACACGGTGCCGTTATCCTTACCGCTCATGAAGTCACGGGGCTGATTCGTGAAGGCGCGACGGTGTGCGGTGTTCGTGTACGTAACCATCTCACCGGCGAAATTCAGGCACTTCATGCGCCTGTCGTAGTTAATGCCGCCGGGATCTGGGGGCAACACATTGCCGAATATGCCGATCTGCGCATTCGCATGTTCCCGGCGAAAGGATCGCTGCTGATCATGGATCACCGCATTAATCAGCATGTGATCAACCGCTGCCGCAAACCTTCCGACGCCGATATTCTGGTGCCTGGCGATACCATTTCGCTGATTGGCACCACCTCTTTACGTATTGATTACAACGAGATTGACGATAATCGAGTGACGGCAGAAGAAGTTGATATTCTGCTGCGTGAAGGGGAAAAACTGGCCCCCGTGATGGCGAAAACGCGCATTTTGCGGGCCTACTCTGGCGTACGCCCGCTGGTTGCCAGCGATGACGATCCGAGCGGGCGTAACGTCAGCCGTGGCATCGTGCTGCTCGACCATGCTGAACGCGATGGTCTGGACGGGTTTATCACCATCACCGGTGGCAAACTGATGACCTATCGGCTGATGGCGGAATGGGCTACCGACGCCGTATGCCGCAAACTGGGAAACACGCGCCCCTGTACGACCGCCGATCTGGCACTTCCTGGTTCACAGGAACCCGCTGAAGTTACCTTGCGTAACGTCATCTCCCTGCCTGCCCCGCTGCGCGGTTCTGCGGTTTATCGTCATGGCGATCGCACGCCTGCCTGGCTGAGCGAAGGCCGTCTGCACCGTAGCCTGGTATGTGAGTGCGAAGCGGTAACTGCGGGTGAAGTGCAGTACGCGGTAGAAAATTTAAACGTTAATAGCCTGCTGGATTTACGCCGTCGTACCCGTGTGGGGATGGGCACCTGCCAGGGCGAGCTCTGCGCCTGCCGCGCTGCCGGACTGCTGCAACGTTTTAACGTCACGACGTCCGCGCAATCTATCGAGCAACTTTCCACCTTCCTAAACGAACGCTGGAAAGGCGTGCAACCCATCGCCTGGGGAGATGCACTGCGCGAAAGCGAATTTACCCGCTGGGTTTATCAGGGATTGTGTGGTCTGGAGAAGGAGCAGAAAGATGCGCTTTGA